A stretch of DNA from Candidatus Binatia bacterium:
CGAGCAAGATCACGAGCACGCCCAAAGCATCGGTCGTGATACCGGAAAACGTGGGTACGAAGAGTTCGGCAAAGGCAGCGACAATGGCGCGGCGCTTGTTCCATTGGTGGCGCTCGAACTCTTCGTAGTAGCGGTCGTGCATTTGCACGGAGTGGCTCACCGCTCGGGCCGTGATGAGAAACGGCATGACCAACATGAGCGGGTCGAGGGCGAAGCCGATCAAATAAATAAAACCGAGGCCCCACAATGCGGCAATCACGCCCGTGATCGTCGGCCGCAGGGCTCCCCGCCAATCGTGAAAGTACAGCCACCGCAGAAGCCATTCGATGCAGTACGCCAGCACGAACACGAGCAGCACATCACCGGCGTAGTGATACACCCAGCCGTAGAGGCGCGGCTCGCCAGCGACGTAAATTTCCGTATTGGCGTCGCGAAACGGGGCGATGACCCGCTCGTTGACCTCTTCGAAGATGCGGCGGTAATCGAGGCGCCCTTCGATGAAGTTGGCGCGAATGAGGGCCGCCTTGTCGTCGAGCGAGACGAGGATGCCGTAAATGTTCTCGGCGTTATGCACGATGCGACGGATTTCGTTGGCTTGCTCTTGGCTTTTCACTTCCCCGAGCATCACTGGAGTGGCACGCATGGTGCCGCCTGCGGCCACTTTGAGGTAGCGTACGGTGCGGTGGGCGATGGACTCGATCTGGTTGTGGTTCACGCCGTAAACGGTGTCCATCGCTTCGGTCATGCGCCAAATTTTGTTCAAGGTCTCTGGGGTAAAAATGGTGCCTTCTTTGACTTCCACCATGACCATGATGTTGTTGGCGCCGCCAAAGGTGTGCGCGAAGCGATTGTGAATTTTGATGTAGGGATGGGTTTGGGGCAGGAGTTCACCAAAGCTGGTGACGAGCTCGAGGCGGAACGCGCAGTAGGCAAAGAACGCGGTGACCAGGACCACGCCCATGGTCACGGGTAAACGATAGTCAATGAGCCGTTCCCCCAGCCAGTAAAGAAGCCGTTTCTCTTCTGCGATGCGATGTTCCACAGTCTGGTCCCTTGCGTTTCACCCGAAAGCCGGCAGCCACGTGCGGCCGCCGTCACGGGTCGTAAGAATCAGGCCATAACCGCCGACCACCCAGCCGATTTGGTCGTTCCACCAAGTGACGCTTCGCAGCCAGGTGGCGATTTCCATTCCGAGCGAGGCCGGGCGCCAAGGTTCTCCCGTGTTCGGGCGCACCAGCACCTGCCCGGATGCCCCGACGATCCATCCGCGGCCGCCGGGAAACAAAAACGGGGCAAACAACGGATCGGTGAGCGGCACCGGGGATTCCACGGTGTCGAGTTTCCAAGTTACGCCCCCATCCAGCGATCGCGCCACTTTGCCTTCCAAGCCGACTGCGATCCCTTCCTGTGCGTTGAAATGCACTCCGAAAAACGTGGGAATCGAAAGCGGGTCCACAATCTCCTCGCCGAGCAACGACCGCTCGCGGGCGATCCAGGTATGGCCGCCGTCAGTAGTTTGGAACAGGCGGCCGAACTCGCCGCTGACCCAGCCGTGTTCGCGGTCGCGGAAATAAACATCGTACAAAATCGGGTCTTGCTCGGCCAGAGCCTCATCGGCACTGAGTTCCTCGCGCACGGCACTCGTGATTTTGTGCAGGGTCCAAGTATGCCCGCCGTCGCGCGTATGCACCGCTAGAGACTTATCGCCCACCGCCCAGCCAAACTGCGGGTCGACAAAGTAGATGGAGAAGAGGTAGGCGTTGGTGCCGCTGTTTTGGCGACTCCACGAGAGCCCCCCGTCTTCCGTGTGCAGAATCACGCCGTCCTGCCCGCAAATCCATCCGCGATCCGCGCCGACAAAGCGCACGCGGTAAAGTGCCTCTTGGGTGCCGCTGGGGATCAGGGTCCACGTAAAGCCACCGTCGCTCGTGCGCAAAATTTTTCCCCCGTAACCTACGACAATGGCCGTGTCGGCATCGAGCGCGGCGACGTCGAAGAACTTATCGCTGATGGAGATCAGCCGTTGCGGCAGGGGTGGCAAGGGCTCTTCGCCTCGGTGGCAACCGAACGAGAACGCCAGCGCCACGAGCACCCCCGCCGCCATTCCCCGAGTCATACAACACGTGCGGTTGCGCTTGCACACATCGTAAACGGTCCTGCAAGCTGGATACCAGTGGCGAAGCGTGCGGCGGTTCGGCAAACGACCCGCACCTGTATTCGAACTTGGGAAGGAACGTCGAGGTGCCAATCTAGCCGTGACCGAGAGTTAGAACTGAGGCGGTGCGTTGCCCACTACGATCTCAATCCCAAGCTGAGAGGCGACCTCGATTGCCTTGGCATCCACGAATGGGCTGATCATGAGTTTACGCTCGACCGGCCTGCCGGTCTGCCCGATGTAGAATTCCACCTTGCGGGCAAACAGCACGACATCGCCCACGGACAGGGAGGATTTAATTTCCACCACCGCGTGGAGCCCGTCACGGATTACGATGTCCAATTCCACTTCGCTGGGGCGCCCGAACAAAACGCCGGCCTGGTCGCGCGTGCGCCAACGCTCGATGCGAATACCGGGCTGATCGCGCAAGAGCGCCCGCACGGCCTCGCGGAAGGTTTCCTCGGCCATCATCCCCCAGCGCGCCCCAATGGCTCCTACAGTGCGTTCGAGAGAGGAGACACGCTGATTCAAGGACTCGATGGCTTCACGAGTCAACTTCTCCAGGCGCTCCTCGTGTTGCTCGAGAATGCGGCCGTGCTGCTCCACGGCGGCGGTCAACCGTTCCAGCCGCTCGCTGTGCTCGGCCAAAATCCTGCCGTGTTCCTCCAGTCGCTTCCCCTGCTCCTCCACGGCACGAGTCAGCCGCTCCAGCCGCTCACCGTGCTCGGCCAAAATCCGGCTGTGCTCCTCCAGTCGCTTTCCCTGCTCCTCGACGGCACGAGTCAGCCGCTCCAGCCGCTCACCGTGCTCGGCCAAAATCCGGCTGTGTTCCTCCAGTCGCCTCCCCTGCTCCTCGACGGCACGAGTCAGCCGCTCCAGCCGCTCACCGTGCTCGGCCAAAATCCGGCTGTGCTCCTCCAGTCGCTTTCCCTGCTCCTCGACGCGCAGCCCCAACTGCTCCACGGCAGCGGTCAACCGTTCCAGCCGCTCGCTGTGCTCGGCCAAAATCCGGCTGTGCTCCTCCAGTCGCCTACCCTGCTCCTCGACGGCACGAGTCAGCCGTTCCAGCCGCTCACCGTGCTCGGCCAAAATGCGGCTGTGCTCCTCCAGTCGCCTTCCCTGCTCCTCGACGGCAAGGGTCAGCCGCTCCAACCGCTCACCGTGCTCGGCCAAAATCCGGCTGTGCTCCTCCAGTCGCCTCCCCTGCTCCTCGACGGCAAGGGTCAGCCGCTCCAGCCGCTCACCGTGCTCGGCCAAAATCCGGCTGTGCTCCTCCAGTCGCCTCCCCTGCTCCTCGACGGCAAGGGTCAGCCGCTCCAGCCGCTCACCGTGCTCGGCCAAAATGCGGCTGTGCTCCTCCAGTCGCCTCCCCTGCTCCTCGACACGCAGCCCCCACTGCTCCACGGCAGCGGTCAACCGTTCCAGACGCTCGCCCTGCTCCGCCAAGATGCGGCTCTGTTCCTCCAATCGTTTTCCTTGCTCCTCGAAGAGGCGGTCATGGGCCTCCATGCGCTGGTTGAACTCCCGGCGTAGCTCCTCCAACTCGTTCAGTATTCTGGTCGTTTCTTCGCGTGTTGTGAGGTAATCGCTCAAGCCGGCGATGACATGCCCGCGGAACTCGACGTCTTCACGCAACAAACGGGGAAGCTCCGTTCGTAACAGCTCGCGCCAATCCGGGGGCTGCGGCTTTGTGTTGGATCGAGCCATGGCCGCAGTTTAACCCGGTTCCGGTGGAGGCGACAAGCACGGAAATTCGATCCGGGGTGCACGCCCAACCGGACTGGCGGAAGCCGCTGCGGACAATGTCCAGCCAAGGATTGCAACATTGGGGCGGCTCATGAAATGATACCGGAACGCATGCAGGTCCCGGTGTTTCCGCAACGCGTCCAAGTGGAACTCACGAACTACTGCAATCAGAGGTGCCGATACTGCCCCCGCCAGGGGTTCAGCCGCCCGCTGGGCTTCATGGCTCGTCCCCTGTTCGAGCGCCTGGCCACAGAGTGCGCGGCCTTTGGGGCCCGGATGTGGCTCCACTTTTTGGGCGAGCCGTTGCTACAGCGGGACGTCGCGGACTTTTGCCGGTATGCGAAGAGCGTGGGAGTGCCCGAAGTGGGGCTTTCCACCAACGCCGTGTCTTTGCACGGGCGCCTCGCCGAGGCGTTGCTCCGCAGCGGCCTCGATCGCCTCGAATGCTCCATCGATGCCGCCGCGGCAAACACATATGCGCTCATGCGCGGCCGAGATCACTTCGAGCGCGTTCGGCACAACATTGCGGCGTTTCTCGACCGCAAGCGTGGCCTCGGGCTCAGCCGGCCCATCGTGTCGTTGCAAGTTTTGCTCGCACCGGAAAACCGCGCCGAGATTGGCGCCATTATCGAGCAATGGCGGCCATATCTGCAAGAGCCTGATTTCATCATGACCATCGAGCCTTCGACGTTTGGAGGCCGCGTGCAGGTCGAACGGGTGACGCCCGAGCAGCGGCCCCCATGCCAGTGGTTGTTCGCAGCATTGGTCGTGTTGCAAGACGGCACAGTGACTACCTGTGGTACCGACTGGGATGGCCAGGCCCCGGTCGGCAATGCCAACAACCAATCCTTAGCGGACATCTGGCACGGGCCGGAAATGCAACGACGCCGCGCGGCGCATCTGGCCGGCCGGTTCGAAAGTGTGGCGCTGTGCGGCTCGTGCCCGGATTGGCCATTGGCCGACGGGCACGGGTATCGTAACGTCACGCTAGCCGCGTCGCAGCCGCAACCGGCACTGGCAACATTGTGAACACGGGAGGAACCATGGAGGGATTTGAATTTACGCGACGGCTCAAAGCAGTGAGCGATGCCCACGTGGACCAACTCGCGCAGCACTTTTATGGCTTGGCGGAGCGATTCGATCCCGACACTCTCGGCGACCATACACTGTTTCCGATGGAGATGACCTGGTACTACGGCGAACCCGTTTGGCGCGAGCTCTCGCACGAACAACAGCTCAAGCTCAACCGCTTGTGTTTTTGCCAAAGTTATTTGAGCACGGGCGTGGCGGAAATCGCCGTCAACGTGCTGAACATGCAGTCCGCCCTGGACACGATTTTACGCGGCGCGCCGGAGGTTGCTTTGTACATGGCCCGCGAAGTGGTGGAGGAAATCGCGCACGTGCAAGCGTTTCTGAAAATTATCGAGCGCGTTCTGCACTTCTATGGCCATACGCTCGACGACTTGCGCTGGGCGAATCCATCGTTGGTGCTGGCGCAGACGTACGTCCGCGGCCACTGGCTGCTGGGCTGGCTGCGGGGCGACTTGTACTTTTACTACTTCACCCGCTTCGCCTTGAACGTGAACCAGAAGACCGTGGAACGGAGCACGATTGACGAAGAGCAACTGCATCCCGTAGTGCGGGAAATTCTGAAGAACCATGCCACGGACGAAGCGCGGCACATGCAAATGTCGCGCGCCACGGGCATCGCCGCGCTGCGCCAGATGCGCAACCCGCTGAGCCGAGTCGTTGCGTGCCTCGCTTACGCGCGCTTTGCGGCCAGCATCTTCATCGGCCGTCACAGCCGCGACTCGCGACGGACGCGGGAAACGCGGATCCGGACGTTGCAACTTGTCGGCGTGGAACGCAAGCGCGCCGAACAAGCGTACCGCGAGTGGCGAGACCGCGTCCATCAGCCGGAGGATCCGCCTCTGGTCCGTACGGGGCGCGCGTACTTTTTGCGCTGCAACTCGGACTACATTGACGATTTGCCGGTAAGCGCCTGGGTGAAGCGACGGATGAAAAAGATTCTGTTCTCGGCATATCGCGACTTGCCCCCTCCGGGTCTTCACCCGTTTGCACCGCCGCACTCGCGTGACTTGTCGGCAACCACTTGAGCCGATCTCTCACTTGCGCCGCGATGTGCGCTGGTTCCACACCCTCACCCGATGCGTGTCGCCGGCATTCAACCCGGATACCTGCCCTGGCTGGGCTACTTCGATCAGATGCGGCGCGTGGACGCCTTTATCGTGGCCGACGAAATGCAGTTCACCACCAGCGGCTGGGCGCACCGCAACCGCGTCCGCGCCCCTCACGGGCCCCATTGGCTCACCGTGCCCGTGCGCTACTCGTTGGGGCAACCGATCCACGAGGTGCAACTGAGCCCACACGTTCCGTGGGCGCACCAGCATCTCGAGTGGCTCGACCACTTTTACCGGCGCAGCCCGCACCGCACCGAGATCTTGGCGGAAATCTCGCCGTTTCTCCTCCGCCCTGCCCAGCGGCTCGTGGAGGTGACCGTTCCTCTACTGCACCATCTGCGCGACCTGTTGGGGATTTCCACGCCCCTTCTGGTGTCTTCCGAGCTTGGCCTGGAGAAGGTTTACGCAGACCGGTTTCCCGAGAAACCCGGGCCCACACATCGCATCGTGGCCTTCTTGCAGCACCTCGGGGCTACATCGCTCTTGCAAGGTGAAACCGCCCGCGCCTATCTCGACGTCGAGTTGTGCCGCCGTTATGGCATCGCGGTCGAATTTCACCATTATCAGCATCCGCAGTACCCCCAATTGTTCGCGCCGTTTATCTCGCACTTATCTGTGATCGACTTGCTCTTGTGCTGTGGCGTGGATGAATCTCGGCGGGTGTTGTTTTCCGTACCATGAGCAGCGCATCCAACGTGCCCAGCCTGTCGGTGGTGTCGCCGGTGTACAACGAATCGGCAACGGTAGAGGAACTCGTCTCGCGCACCATGGCCGTGCTTGTGGAGCTAACCGACCGGCACGAGTTCATTGTGGTGGACGACGGCAGTACCGACGACACGCCGCAGCGGCTCGAGGCGCTGGCGGCGCGTTATCCCGCATTGCGCGTGATCCGGCTGGTGCGCAACTTCGGGCAAAATGCGGCCCTGAACTGCGGTTTGTTTTGCGCCTCGGGGGACTTCGTGGTGACGTTGGATGGGGACCTGCAGAATCCCCCTGAGGAAATTCCCAAGCTTCTGGCCGCCTTTTCTGAAGATGTAGACCTAGTCAGTGGCCTGCGTTCGCAGCGCCACGAACAGTGGTGGCGCTATATCGGCTCCCGAGCGGTGCACTGGATCGCACGGATCCTCGTTGGGCGCCCCTTGCAAGATTACGGGGGGCAATTCAAAGCCTATCGCCGCGAAGTCATCGAAGCCACACGTCAGGCCTGGTCGCCCGGAAAACCATTTTTCGCCCTCGCGGTGTGGCTGGGCTTTCGCGTGCGTGAAGTGCCCGTGCGGCACGAGCCGCGGATTCACGGCGGCACCCGCTACGGCGTTTTCGCCCTGACTCGCCTGAACTTGGACATCATCACGAGCTTTACAACGGCTCCGCTGCTGGTCCTCTGGGCACTGCCGCTCGTGTTTCTGGCGGCAACGGCCGCGCTGGGAATTGGCGCCTGGTGGCGAGGGGACCGCGCCTTCTGGTTGGCCTGTTTCCTAGCGCTGGGGCTGGCCGCCGTGAGCGGCGCTGTGGCCGTACTAGGTCTGTACGTGGCGCGCGTGTACCGCCTGGCGGCCGGAGGGAGGCGAGGGTGGGTGGAGCGACCGCCACGCGCGACACCGCCGGTATTTGTTCCGCTTTGGGAGCGCACCCGCGACTGAACCCGCCATGGTTGACCTCCGTTCCTCCGCGCCCGACGTTTCCCCACGAATCGCAGCCTTGCTTCTCTTCTTGATTGTGCTGGCGGTTGTCGGGCTGCGGCTGCACTGGCTCCAGGTGCCTCTCGAGCGCGACGAAGGCGAATACGCGTACTTCGGCCAATTGATCTTGCAGGGTGGGCTTCCGTACCGCGACGCCTACAACATGAAGCCGCCCGGGATTTACTACGCTCATGCGCTGGCGCTGTGGTTATGCGGCGAAACGGCACAGGGGGTTCGGCTAGCCGTCACGGGGGTTTCTGTCGCCAGTGCCCTACTTTTTTATGGAGTTGTTCGGCACTGGTTGACCCGCACCTCTTCGCTTCTGGCTACGGCGACGTTCGCGCTGCTCGCTGCCCACCATCGCTTGCTCGGCTTTGCCTCGAAAGCGGAGCATTTCGTGTTGCTCTTTGCCCTCGCAGGGTTGGCGGCCGGGTTGGGCAGTTTGCGCCGCCAGAGTGCGGCGCGCATGCTCGGCGCTGGGATTGCGTGCGGATTGGCCATGATGATGAAACCTACGGCCGTGGTGTTTCCGGCGTACCTGGCGTGGCACGCCGCAACCCAGCATGGTCGGAGCGACCATGGCGGACTCATCCGCACGCTTTCCGCCTTGACGGCGGGATGCGTTCTGCCTGTCGCCTTGGCCTGGGGTTGGTTTTGGTCGCAGGGCGCAATCGAGCCCATGTGGTTTTGGACCGTCACCTACGCTCGCGAATACGCCAGTGCGGTACCTATACGGGACGGCCTTCGCCTGGCGGGAAGCACCATGATGCATGTTTTCGGAGGTGCGCCGGCCGTTTGGGCACTGGCAGTGCTGGGCTGGTGGCGATTGTGGCGGGCAAACACTCGTACCCGCTCGGGAATGTGGAGTTTCCTGCTTGCGGGCGCCGGTGCGGTAGCCCTCGGCTGGCGTTTTAGCGAACACTATTTCCTGCTCCTCGTACCGCAAGCGGCTCTGGGAGTCGGGTTGTGCGAGAGCTGCGCGGGGAAGCAGTTTCGGCGCTGGAGCGTCGCGTTCGCGGCAATGGTGATTGCGGGCTCAGGGGTGCAGGAATGGGTGCGGTTTCACGGAATGTCGCCCTCCGAAGTTTCGCGAACGATTTACGGCCGGAACCCGTTTCCCGAAGCGATCGACATTGCAAAGTACATCCAGGCCGCGACAACTCCATGGGAACGGGTCGCTGTGATCGGCTCGGAACCCGAAATTTATTTTTACGCGCGCCGGCGTGCGGCCACGGGATTCGTGTACACCTACCCCCTCATGGAATCGCACCTGTTTGCCCTCGCCATGCAGGAACAAATGATTCGTGAGATCGAAAGGGCACAGCCGCGGTTTCTCGTACTGGTCCACGTTCCGACCTCGTGGTCGCGGCAAGCCAACTCGCATGTGCGGATCCTCGATTGGTCGGCGGCGTATGCCAACAGCCTCTATCGGCCCTGCGGCTTGGTGGAAATACCCGAACACGGTTTCGGGCGGTCTGTGTGGGGGCAAGCGGCGCTGTACGCGCAGCCGCAAAGTGACATGTTCATTTCTGTCTTCGAGCGCATCTCATGAAAGGCCCGACATCGCGCGGCCGCAAATTCCGCTGGATGCAGGTCGCCCTCGGCCTGGTGCTCGCCACGGCCACGCTTTGGGCATACGCCGATTTGCGCACGCACGAGTTTCTCCTGTACGATGACAACGAGTACGTCTCCGAGCACCCCGTGATCCGGCGCGGCTTGAGCTGGGAGGGCATTGTCTATGTCTTCACGCAACCGCACCACGCCACGTGGCATCCGCTGACGGGCCTCTCCCACCTGCTCGACGTCACGTTGTTCGGGCTCTCGGCGCCAGCTCACCTGGCGGTGAACCTCGCGTTCCACATTGCCAACGCACTCCTACTTTTTGCTCTGTGGTGGCGGCTGCTCGATTCGGCGGCGGTGAGTTTTTGGATCGCGGCTGCATTTGCTCTGCATCCGCTGCACGTGGAGTCGGTGGCGTGGGTGTCGGAGAGAAAGGACGTTCTGAGCACGTGTCTCGCGCTCCTGGCCACACACGCCTATGTGGGCTGGGTCCGGCAGCCTACCGGCTGGCGCTGGTGGAGCGTCGCGGGCTGGTATGTGGCAGCGCTGTTGGCCAAGCCCATGGTCGTCACGCTCCCGCTTCTTCTCTTGCTGCTCGATTTCTGGCCACTGCGCCGAACTCAGGCACAGCGCCCCTGGTTCGAGCAATGGTGGCGGCTCGCGCGCGAGAAGACTGCGCTGTTTGTGCTGGCGTTCGCGTTCGGAGTCATCACCATTGCCGCTCAAACGAGCCGCGGCGCGGTCGAACCCCTGGCTGCGAGCCCGCTGAGTTTCCGCCTGGCCAACGCTTGCCTGGCCTACGCGCTGTACCTTCGAGACCTGGTTTGGCCGCTCGGGCTGGCGGTGTTTTATCCGCGCCGCGCCGTTTCCGGCACGGAGCTTGCGCTGGCGATCAGCGTGTTGGCCGCCACGACGACCATCGCCTGGGTGTGGCGACGCAGGTGCCCGTGGCTGTGGGTCGGCTGGCTGTGGTACGTGATCGCACTGGCGCCGGTGGCGGGGCTGGTGCAAGCGGGCGATCAGGCTCGTGCGGATCGCTTCACGTATCTGGCACTTACGGGCATCTTCGTTGCTGTCGGCTGGCAAACGCGGGAGTGGGTAGCGCGCGGGCGATGGGCGGCAAGGGGAAGTTGTGTGGCGGGGATGGTGCTGATCGGGTGGTGG
This window harbors:
- the arnC gene encoding undecaprenyl-phosphate 4-deoxy-4-formamido-L-arabinose transferase; its protein translation is MSSASNVPSLSVVSPVYNESATVEELVSRTMAVLVELTDRHEFIVVDDGSTDDTPQRLEALAARYPALRVIRLVRNFGQNAALNCGLFCASGDFVVTLDGDLQNPPEEIPKLLAAFSEDVDLVSGLRSQRHEQWWRYIGSRAVHWIARILVGRPLQDYGGQFKAYRREVIEATRQAWSPGKPFFALAVWLGFRVREVPVRHEPRIHGGTRYGVFALTRLNLDIITSFTTAPLLVLWALPLVFLAATAALGIGAWWRGDRAFWLACFLALGLAAVSGAVAVLGLYVARVYRLAAGGRRGWVERPPRATPPVFVPLWERTRD
- the ogt gene encoding O-GlcNAc transferase codes for the protein MKGPTSRGRKFRWMQVALGLVLATATLWAYADLRTHEFLLYDDNEYVSEHPVIRRGLSWEGIVYVFTQPHHATWHPLTGLSHLLDVTLFGLSAPAHLAVNLAFHIANALLLFALWWRLLDSAAVSFWIAAAFALHPLHVESVAWVSERKDVLSTCLALLATHAYVGWVRQPTGWRWWSVAGWYVAALLAKPMVVTLPLLLLLLDFWPLRRTQAQRPWFEQWWRLAREKTALFVLAFAFGVITIAAQTSRGAVEPLAASPLSFRLANACLAYALYLRDLVWPLGLAVFYPRRAVSGTELALAISVLAATTTIAWVWRRRCPWLWVGWLWYVIALAPVAGLVQAGDQARADRFTYLALTGIFVAVGWQTREWVARGRWAARGSCVAGMVLIGWWSARTAVQVRYWRNTETLFRHALEVTENNHVAHANLGADLLRQGRVDEAFFHLDRALAIRPYDPLARLSLGAAYAARGQWNEALDNYRQVLAVRPNHVSANFNAALVLMEIGQRDAARQHLEVALREDPHHSKAWVALGRILLDSNERDPAIAAYRRALEIDPRSVAAHAQLAVALEQAGNTEEALVHYREVTRLVPQDARAWFNLAAALRDAQRLAQAKEAFAQALAVAERTGEREVAARVREALGQF